In Caloenas nicobarica isolate bCalNic1 chromosome 5, bCalNic1.hap1, whole genome shotgun sequence, a single genomic region encodes these proteins:
- the GJD2 gene encoding gap junction delta-2 protein: MGEWTILERLLEAAVQQHSTMIGRILLTVVVIFRILIVAIVGETVYDDEQTMFVCNTLQPGCNQACYDQAFPISHIRYWVFQIIMVCTPSLCFITYSVHQSAKQRERRYSTVFLTLERDQDSMKREDSKKIKNTIVNGVLQNTENSTKEAEPDCLEVKEIPNPAIRTTKSKMRRQEGISRFYIIQVVFRNALEIGFLVGQYFLYGFNVPSMYECDRYPCIKEVECYVSRPTEKTVFLVFMFAVSGICVVLNLAELNHLGWRKIKMAVRGVQAKRKSIYEIRNKDLPRMSMPNFGRTQSSDSAYV; encoded by the exons ATGGGGGAATGGACTATTCTAGAGAGGCTACTGGAAGCTGCCGTGCAGCAGCATTCTACTATGATAGGGAG GATCCTGCTGACCGTGGTGGTGATCTTCAGGATACTCATTGTGGCCATTGTAGGGGAGACGGTGTACGATGACGAGCAAACTATGTTTGTCTGTAACACgctgcagccaggctgcaaCCAGGCTTGTTACGACCAGGCTTTCCCCATTTCTCATATAAGGTACTGGGTGTTCCAGATCATCATGGTGTGCACTCCCAGTCTCTGCTTCATAACGTACTCCGTTCACCAGTCTGCTAAGCAGAGGGAACGGAGGTACTCCACTGTCTTCCTCACCTTGGAGAGGGACCAGGATTCAATGAAGCGTGAGGACAGTAAGAAAATCAAGAACACGATTGTCAATGGGGTGCTGCAGAACACTGAGAACTCCACCAAAGAGGCAGAACCAGACTGCTTAGAAGTGAAGGAAATCCCCAATCCTGCTATCAGAACTACAAAATCAAAGATGAGGAGGCAAGAAGGCATTTCTCGATTTTATATCATCCAAGTGGTCTTTCGAAATGCCCTAGAGATTGGATTCTTAGTGGGACAGTATTTTCTGTATGGATTCAATGTCCCTTCCATGTACGAATGTGACAGATACCCTTGCATTAAAGAAGTAGAGTGCTATGTCTCTAGACCCACTGAGAAGACTGTGTTCTTGGTATTCATGTTTGCTGTCAGTGGGATTTGTGTGGTGCTCAATTTGGCAGAACTGAACCACTTGGGCTGGAGAAAGATCAAAATGGCAGTGAGAGGAGTACAGGCAAAAAGGAAATCCATATACGAAATCAGAAATAAGGACCTGCCAAGAATGAGCATGCCTAACTTTGGCAGGACTCAGTCAAGTGACTCAGCTTATGTGTGA